Part of the Synergistaceae bacterium genome is shown below.
TAGATAGGGCGGCATTTGCGACAACAGAGCTCTTCCATGTCATAATTAAACGAAACCCTGATTTCTAAAAAAGGAGAGATCTTCGATGACAAGGGCCAGGGTAGTGGAGACAAACGAGGGCATCCAGAGCGAAATAACGGTGGAGATGTTCGACAGGTTCGCGCGGATCATGAGGGACAAGGGCTGGCTCAACGTGGACAGCCTGCATAATGCAGGACTCTTGGCGGGGCGTGCCCTCGAGGTAGGCCCGGGCCCAGGCTACGTCGGGCTCGAATGGCTGAAAAGGCAGGGGGAGAATGCACGGCTTACGGGGCTTGAGATAAGCCCGGCGATGATCGAAATCGCCGGCAGGAACGCCCGCGAGTACAGCCTTGACGGCAGGGCCGAGTACGTTCTGGGCAACGCCATGGAGATGCCCTTCCCCGACGGTAGTTTCGACTCGGTCTTCTCGAACGGGCAGGGCTGCACGGATGCGAGGCTCTCAGGGAGTTCTTCGGGATGAGCATCATCGGCGCGAAGCCCACTTAAAAAGCACGCTATTGGAGTTTGATATGCGACGTGTCGCGAATCAGATCCGCAGCTTCCCCACCGCGTCGCACCCCGACGCAGTGGCGCTGATCCTGGGCAGCATGCCGGGGGAGGCGTCGCTGAGGGCGGGTCAGTACTACGCCCATCCGCGCAACGCTTTCTGGCCGGTGATGGAGGCTGTGCTGGGCGTCGGGGCGGACCTCCCCTACGAGGAGAGGATCGCCGCCCTGATCGACAGGCGAGTGGCGCTGTGGGACGTGCTGGCATCCTGCGTGCGGCCGGGCAGCCTCGACTCGGACATAGTGGACTCCACCGCAGTCCCTAACGACTTGCCGGGCTTTCTCACCGAACACCCGCTGGTGCGAACGGTCTTCTTCAATGGCACGAAGGCCGAGCAGGCCTGGAGAAGGCACATCGCGCCCGCCTTGCCGGGTTCGCCGCTCCGCCTCGTCCGCCTCCCCTCCACCAGTCCGGCCAACGCGTCGTACAGCACGGAGCGGAAGATCGAGGCTTGGCGGGTGGTGCCCCTTGCGGTCGAAGTCCCACCGGAGGGGAGACGGTTATGACAAGGGCCAGGGTCGCTTTGACGAACGAGGTCGTCCTGAGCAGGGTTACGGCCGAGACCTACGACAGGTTCGCGCGGAGTTCTTCGGAATGAGTATCACCGGGGAGAAGCCTGCTTGAAGCGTGCCATCGTAGTTCAAGGATGTGCGCCGTATCGCGACACGTGACAACAGCTTTCCCTTCGCGTCGCGACAGGACGTGGAAGTGCTGATCCCGGGCAGCATGCCCGGCGAGGCGCCCATTTCAACCGGATCAAAAGGCGGGTATGCGCTCACTCTTCAATCCCCTCCATCAGGGCGGCGATTTCCTCCGGCTGAGGTAGCTGCCCCTTCAGCTCTTTCGGCAGCGACCTGGTGTTTTCGTAGGTCGCGACGCCTATGGGCTTTGTGGCGGAGTGGAGGGTGTATTCGACTATGGTGCGATTCTTCTCCTTGCACATGACGATGCCGATGGACGGGTTTTCGTCCTCCTGACGGACCTGTCGGTCCAATGCGGTCAGGTAGAACTGCATTTTGCCCGCGTACTCCGGCTGGAACTCGCCGACTTTCAGCTCTATGGCGACCAGGCTGCGCAAGCGGCGGTGGAAGAGCAGCAGGTCGATGAAAAAGTCCCTGCCGTCCACCTCGATGCGGAACTGGCTGCCCATGAAGGCGAACATGCCGCCCATTGCACGAAGGAAGTCCTCGATCCTGGCGATCAGAGCCCGTTCCAGCTCCCGCTCGCTGTACTCCTCCCCCAAATCCAGGAAGTCGAAGGTGTATTCGTCTTTCACAGCCAACTTTGCCTGGGCGCGAAGCTCCGGGGTCAGCGTTCGGTTGAAATTGGTCTGACCCAGCATGGATTTTTCGTAGGTCTGGCTCTCTATCTGGTGCATGAGCACGTTTTTCGACCAGCCGTATTTGCGGGTCATGCGGACGTAGAATTCACGTTCGAGCGGGTCCTTGCACTTGCTCATTATGACCAGGTTGTGAGACCAGGCAATTTCTCCAACCAGTGGTTGGAGTTTTTCATGTCCGCAGTATTCGAGGAAGAATTGCCGCATGTACCAAAGGTTCTGCGGGGAGAAACCGGTAATTCCCGGAAACTCCCGCCTCAAGTCCGCGGATAGGTTTTCGACGACAGACCGTCCCCATCCGGCTGCATCCTGACGTTCCACAATCATCCTGCCAATATCCCAGTACAGCCCCACCAGCTCCTTGTTGACCGCTTTCAGAGCTGCGTACTGCGCAGAACGAACTCGCTCCTTCACCTCGGCCAGTAGGCGCGCATAGTCCGCGTTTTGAGTGATCATGGTCATGGCTGTCGCTCCTTTCATCAGGGGGCTCGATCATTTTCGCGGTGTCGGGAAGATGGTTCGGGGCGAGAACCCTCTTCTTTGGTGTTGTCATTCGATAACCTTCCAGTAGCCGCCACTGGCCGGACCGACGCGCTTCAGTCTGCCGTGCGACTTCAGTTTCGCAATCTGCTTGAGTAACGCGCGTTTGCTCATGCCGAGCGCATCGCCCAGAGATTAAGCGCGTACCACGGCATCCTGCCGCATCAGTTCGATGATTCGATCCTCTGTTTTCGGTGAACTTTCCGGTGAACCTTTCGGTGAACTTTTTGCTGAATCGAGTTGAGCCATTCGCACAGGCCTCGGTTATGACGCTGCCGGGAAACCATTATCGTATCGAGGAGAGGGCCCTGCTTCAAAGGCAAAGCGGGGCTCCGTGAACTAATGGCTCGGATCAATACTACACTGGAAGCGGGACTTTTGCACGGTCCGTTCTCTAAAAGACGGAAACGGCTTCCGGAAGGGAAATGGCAACGAGGAAATGCGGATCACCGGGGCCAAGCCGGCTTGACGGACCGGCATCCAGCCGCGACAATGGATGTAAGGTTGGGAAGCCGATTTTACCCTCGGGAGGCGATTGTTATGAGGCTAAGCGCGAGAAACCAAATCAAGGGAAGGGTCACGGCGATAAAGGAGGGAGCGGTGGAGGCCCAGGTGACGGTGGACATAGGCGGCCAGTCGATAGTGTCGGTGATAACGGTGGACTCGGTGAAGAACCTCGGCATCGCGGTGGACTCGGAGGTCGTGGCCGTGATAAAGGCAGACAGTGTCATGCTGGGAGTCGATTAGTCAAAATACTTTTCGGCCTCGTGTTCGAGGCGCTTTCCTTCTCTTTTTTTCGTCTGACGGTTACGTCGGAGCCTTTTCCCTTTGGGAGAGAGGAGGGCTTGTACGCCCTACCTCTCTCTCAAGCGCTACTTCGAGCCCCTGCCGAGGAATACGGCGAGCGGCGCCAGCAGCAGCAGGGCGAGCGGCAGGGCCGACCCTGCGCCTGCGGAGCATCCGCCGCCTCCGCCTCCTCCGCCCCCTCCGCCCCCGCCGACCATCACGTCGCAGGTCGCCGTGAAGCCGCCGTCCTGGGTCGTCACCGTGATTGCCGCCGTGCCGGGCGCTTTTCCGGTCAGCGTGGCGGTGAATCCGGACTGCGTCCCGTAGACTATATTCGTTTCGCTCGTGGTCCAGTTCACATCCTGATTAGTCGCGTTCGCGGGGACAATCGTGGCCGTCAGAACGGCGCTCTCTCCGACGGCAAGGCTCAACGAGGCGGGGCTCACGCTCACTCCGATCACCGGGACGATTAACGGGGGAGGCCAGGGGATCGGCGTGGGCGGGGGGGGAGGAGGCGGCATGGGAATAGGCTTGGGAGGCGGCATGGGAATAGGCTTGGGAGGCGGCTTGGGAATAGGCAGTGGCGGTGGTTTCTCGCCCCTGATGGCCGCGTTGACGTTGAGGTGTCCGTTCCGAGCGACCTTGCCTTTGAAGTGGGTGTTAATCCTGACGTATTCGAGGATGCGCGCCTTGATCTGTGTCGCGGTCATGCCAGGGTGCTTCGCGGCTATGAGGGCCGCAGCCCCCGCGACGTGGGGCGCGGCCTGGGAGGTCCCGCCTATGGATTTGTATTTGTTCGCCGAGTACGAGCTGAATATGAGTCTTCCCGGGGCCGCGAGGTCGACGTAGTTTGGGCTGTAGTTGGAGAAGCTGGGCCGCTTCCAGTCCGAGTCCATGGCCGCCACGGTTATCGTGTTGGCGAATCGGAAGCAGGCCGGGTAGCAGAGCTGCCCGTTCAGGTCCACCCATCCCTCAAAAAAGTCATCGTATCCTGTCGGATCGTCCAGGTCCTGGCCCTCGTTCCCCGCCGCGAACACCATTACGACGCCCGCGTCCGCCAGGGCCTTGACCGCTATCCCGTAAGGATGCGTGCTCGGATTGGCGATAGAATCCCTCCACCCTCCCAACGACATGTTGGCAACCCTGATGTTGAGCCCCAGGTTCTTCTGGTCGAGCAGGTAGTTCAATCCCGCTATGATCCATGAATCCCAGCCGCTTCCGTTTTTGTCAAGTACCTTGACCGCCAGCATGCCGACCTTCCAGTTAACGCCAACGACCCCGGTGTTGTTGTTTCCCACCGCGCCGATGATGCCGGCCACGTGCGTGCCGTGCCCGTTGAAATCCATGGGATTGGTCGGATCAATGCCGACGAAGTTGCGGCCGAAGTTTTTATCGAGGTCGCGCTGGATGTTGCCCGCCAGGTCCATGTGAGTGTACTCTATGCCTGTGTCCAGTACCCCGACGTAAACGCTCTTGCTTCCGGTCGCGACGTCCCAGGCATCCGGAGCTTCGATCGCCTCCATGCCCCAGAGCTTGTCGTACTCCGGGTCGTTGGGAGTCTTCATAGCGTGCTGGATGTAGTTCGGGGACGCTCCGATCACGCCGGGCCTGCCGCTCAGGGCCGTCAGCAGCTCCATGGTGCTCCTGCCCTCGGCCTTCATGTGGACGATGTTCCTGCCGGTCGCGGCGGCTATGGCGCCGTACGCCCGAACCGCTCGGGCGCCGATCGACTCCGCCGTCGACTGGCCGGCGGACAAGAGCGCGGTCTCGTAGGCGGCGCCCTCGGCCGACGCGGCGGCGGGGACCTCGAGCACCACCAACACCTCCCCGTCGACGTGCTCGCCGCGCACGGGAGCGCCGTCGAACGTGTAGACGGTCTTGAGCGGCGTGTCGGCGAACGCCGAGCCTGCGCAGAGGAGCAGCGCGATAATCAGAATAGGCAACTTTTTCCTCATTGAAAGCACCCTTCTTTCTTTTTCATGAAAAACAGGTCTCGTCGAAAAACAGCATTCCTCCTCGGCGCCGAAAGCCTGGTTGACGACGGCAAACGCCTCTGTAACTCGTCGCGCGACACGCCTTCGATCAGCGGATTTGCCTGCATGTCCTGAAGGCGCAACAAATTCTCATAACCTTGCGACATATTGTAAAAGCATTATAGCATAGCTTGACAATTGTCAAGTATGCCTTTTTTGTATTCAATGATGCGTTTCTCGATTAATGAAAAAATGACGGGAAGGGGAAGCATAAGCAAGAGCACGGCCGGTATGGCCGCTCCGGCCGCGATCCCGGTTATTGTGACGGTGAGTCCGAAGTGCGACCCGACGACTACGCTGGGATCGCTCGTGGTCCAGTTCACATTTCGTGACAACGGTTATTCAACTGTCAAGGTCCTGCGAATGTTGAGGGTGTAAGGTTGGGAAGCCGATTTTACCCTCGGGAGGCGATTGTTATGAGGCTAAGCGCGAGAAACCAAATCAAGGGAAGGGTCACGGCGATAAAGGAGGGAGCGGTGGAGGCCCAGGTGACGGTCGACATAGGCGGCCAGTCGATAGTTTCGGTGATCACGGTGGACTCGGTGAAGAACCTCGGCATCGCGGTGGGCTCGGAGGTCGTGGCCGTGATAAAGGCCGACAGCGTCATGCTGGGAGTCGATTAGTCAAAATACTTTTTCTTGTATCAAGGCGCGCAAAAACGCCCGGATTGTGGTATCCTTCCTCCAGTTTACAGAGAAGGGGGGAAGGCGTCATGTGCGGATCTACCTGTCGGCCTCGTGTTCGAGGCGCTTTCCTTCTCTTTTTTTCGTCTGACGGTTACGTCGGAGCCTTTTTCCCTTTGGGAGAGAGGCTCTTTTTTTATACTCAAAGGGGGATGATGCTTTGAAGGAACAGCCGGGGCAGGTGTGGATCCGCAAGGCGACCGTCATGTCCGAGAGGGACATGGAGCGGATACTTCGCAGGATCGCGGTCGAGATTGTCGAGCGCAACAAGGGGCTGGACTCGGTCGTGCTGCTTGGCATCCAGAGGCGCGGCGTGCATCTGGCGGCGCGGCTCAAGGAGGTCTTCAGGGTCGAGGAGGGGGTGGAGATCCCGACGGGCGAGCTGGACATAACCCTCTACCGCGACGACATCTCCACTCTGGCGGATCAGCCGGTGGTGCGCAGCACGACCGTCCCGTGCGACATTACGGGAAGGCGAGTGGTGCTGGTGGACGACGTTCTGTACACCGGCCGTACCGTCCGGGCGGCGCTGGACGCGATCACGGACCTCGGCAGGCCAGAGAGGGTACAGCTGGCCGTGCTGGTCGATCGGGGTCACAGGGAGCTGCCGATAGCGGCGGACTACGTTGGAAGGATCATACCCACATCTCGCCAGGAGAGCATCGAGGTGCGGGTTAAGGAGCTTGACGGGGAGGATCTGGTCGTCATCCGCGAACGCAAGGGAGGTGCGGGCAGTGGAGTGGAGGCATAAGAATCTCATCGGCCTGGATGGGTGGACCAGGGAGGAGCTTCTCTTCTTCCTGGAGCAGGCAAATTACATGGAGGAGATCATCAGCCGTCCGATCAAGAAGGCGCCCGCCCTGCGCGGCAAGATGGTTGTGAACTGCTTCTTCGAGAACTCCACCAGGACCCGTGTATCGTTCGAGATGGCGGGCAAGATGCTCTCCGCCGACGTGGTGAACTGGTCCTCCTCCGGGTCTAGCACCGCGAAGGGGGAGACCCTGCGGGACACGGCGTGGACGCTGGAGGCCATGGGAGCGGACGCTGTGGTGGTGCGCCACGGGCAGGTGGGAGTGCCCGACTACCTGGCGAAGAAGCTGAGCAGCGCCGCGATAATAAACGCGGGCGACGGCACCAACGGCCACCCGACCCAGGCCCTGCTGGACCTTCACAGCGCCTGGAAGAAGCTCGGAGAGCTCAACGGTGCGAAGATGGCGATGATCGGCGACGTGCTGCACAGCCGAGTGGCCAGGTCGGGCATAGAGGCATTCCGCAAGATGGGCGTCTCGGTCACCCTCAGCGGCCCTTTGACCCTTATGCCGGAGGACACGGACTCCCTCGGCGTGGAGTACGTCTCCGACGTCCGCGAAGCGGCACGAGACGCGGATATACTCTACTTTCTAAGAATTCAGGCGGAGCGGCAGGAGGAAGGGCTGATCCCTTCAGCCGACGAGTACCACAGGAGGTGGGGTGCGACCGAGTCGATCGTGGCCCTTGCCTCCAGAAACGCCGTCGTGATGCACCCGGGACCGTTGAACCGCGGAGTCGAGATCGCCTCAACCGTCGCCGACGGCCCCAAAAGCGTCATACTGGGCCAGATACGCAGCGGTGTGGCCGTTCGAATGGCCCTTCTCTATCTCTGCCTCGGGGGTGCACGATGAGTATCATGCTTAAGAACGGCATCATCTTCGACGGCTTCACTCTGGGGACAGAGAGCGAGGATATTCTGCTGAAAGACGGAGTAGTAGCCCGCAGGAACGCTGGCTTGGCGGCGGAAGGGGCCAAAGTGATCGACTGTGCCGGGCGCATCGTCTGTCCGGGCTTCATCGATCTGCACGCCCACTTCCGCGACCCAGGCTTCGAGTGGCGCGAGGACATAATGAGCGGAGCCAAAGCCGCTGCGGCCGGCGGGTACGCCACCGTGGTCACGATGCCCAACACGGAGCCGGCGGTCGACTCTCAGGTCGCGGTCGAGTACGTGATCAAGCGTGGCGAGACGGCCAAAGGGGCGCGTGTTCTTCCTGCGGCCTGCGTCAGCAGGGGGCGCAAGGGCGGACGGATCGCGGAGCTTGGGCTGATGGCTCGGTCGGGAGCCGTGTTCTTCACCGACGACGGCTCGCCCGTGTCGAACGGCGGGCTGATGAAGACAGCCCTGCGCTACACGAAGGACCTCGAGGTCAGGGTGATGGAGCACCCGGAGGAGCCGTCTCTCACAGAGGGAGCGCAGGTGAACGAGGGCGCCGTGTCCGCCTCGTCCGGGCTCAAGGGATGGCCCTCCTCCGCGGAGGTCATCGACATAGAGAGGGGCATCGCCTTGTGTCGCGAGACCGACTCCCCCATCCACTTCACCCACGTGAGCACGGAGCACGGGATCGACGCGATTCGGCGCGCCAAGCGCGAGGGGCTGCCGGTCTCCTGCGACGTGACGCCGCACCACCTGACTCTTGACGAGAACTACGTCCTCGTGGGGCGCTTCTCCTCCGCATACAAAGTAAATCCTCCACTGAGGACCCGCAGGGACGTGAAGATGCTCTGGAAGGCCGTCGAGGACGGAACGGCGGACGCGATAGCGACGGATCACAGCCCCTACCACATGGACGACAAGGACGTCCCCTTCCAGGAGGCGCCGTTCGGCATCGCCTCGATAGAGTGCTCGGTGGCCGTCGTACTGGACGCGTGGAGGAAGCTTGGCCGCCCGGTGCCGCTGGAGCGGTTGCTATCGCTCTTCACCTCCGGGCCGGCCGCGCTTATGCCCCGCTCCTGGCGCTCGCTGGGCGCGCTGAAGGAGGGGGCGCGGGCGGACGTCACCGTGATCGACATGGAGGAGATAAGGACGGTGGACGTGAACGAATGGAAGAGCAAGGCCCGCATATGCCCGTGGGACGGCGAGATGCTGCAGGGATGGCCGATGCTGACCCTGGTGGACGGGCTTATAAGGATGAACCGGCTGGAGGGCGGCGAGTGAGCGGCGAGGGGGCGCGCGACCACGAGGCGAGGGTCGCCGGGGCGAAGGCTCTGGACGACCGCACCCTCCTGCTGGCGGTCGAGTGCCCGGCGATAGCCGACTCGGCCGTGCCCGGACAGTTCGTCATGGTCAGGGCGGGAAGCTGCGCGGATCCCTTCCTGGGGCGTCCGCTGGCAGTGGCCGGGGCCTCGGACGGCGTCTTCAAGCTGGCATTCAGGGTGGTCGGCAGGGGGACGGAGCTTCTGGCGGCCAAACGAAAAGGAGACCTCCTCGTCGTAAGGGGGCCTCTGGGCAGGGGATTTTTCGACCGTTCAGGCGGCTCATCCATCAGGGTCTTCCTCGCGGGGGGCGGCGTAGGCTCGGTCCCGCTTGTCTTCGCGGCGAAGCGGCTGGGGATGGGCAGGATAGCCGGCGCGACGATGGGAGTCTCGGGGGCCGGTTGGGAGGGGTTTGCCGACTGGCTGAAGACGGCCATGCCGGGCGCGGATCTTCACTCCGACGACGGCGGCATAGGGTCCAGGGGGACCGCGCTGGACGGCCTCCCCGCCGATCTTCCCGAGGGCGCGGAGATCTGGGCCTGCGGCCCCGCAGGGATGCTGCGGGCGCTGGCGGCCAGATTCCCGAACGACGGGGGCAGAATCATGGTGTCGCTGGAGTCGCGGATGGCGTGCGGGGTGGGCGGGT
Proteins encoded:
- a CDS encoding DUF1016 domain-containing protein yields the protein MTMITQNADYARLLAEVKERVRSAQYAALKAVNKELVGLYWDIGRMIVERQDAAGWGRSVVENLSADLRREFPGITGFSPQNLWYMRQFFLEYCGHEKLQPLVGEIAWSHNLVIMSKCKDPLEREFYVRMTRKYGWSKNVLMHQIESQTYEKSMLGQTNFNRTLTPELRAQAKLAVKDEYTFDFLDLGEEYSERELERALIARIEDFLRAMGGMFAFMGSQFRIEVDGRDFFIDLLLFHRRLRSLVAIELKVGEFQPEYAGKMQFYLTALDRQVRQEDENPSIGIVMCKEKNRTIVEYTLHSATKPIGVATYENTRSLPKELKGQLPQPEEIAALMEGIEE
- a CDS encoding dihydroorotase, producing the protein MSIMLKNGIIFDGFTLGTESEDILLKDGVVARRNAGLAAEGAKVIDCAGRIVCPGFIDLHAHFRDPGFEWREDIMSGAKAAAAGGYATVVTMPNTEPAVDSQVAVEYVIKRGETAKGARVLPAACVSRGRKGGRIAELGLMARSGAVFFTDDGSPVSNGGLMKTALRYTKDLEVRVMEHPEEPSLTEGAQVNEGAVSASSGLKGWPSSAEVIDIERGIALCRETDSPIHFTHVSTEHGIDAIRRAKREGLPVSCDVTPHHLTLDENYVLVGRFSSAYKVNPPLRTRRDVKMLWKAVEDGTADAIATDHSPYHMDDKDVPFQEAPFGIASIECSVAVVLDAWRKLGRPVPLERLLSLFTSGPAALMPRSWRSLGALKEGARADVTVIDMEEIRTVDVNEWKSKARICPWDGEMLQGWPMLTLVDGLIRMNRLEGGE
- the pyrR gene encoding bifunctional pyr operon transcriptional regulator/uracil phosphoribosyltransferase PyrR — translated: MSERDMERILRRIAVEIVERNKGLDSVVLLGIQRRGVHLAARLKEVFRVEEGVEIPTGELDITLYRDDISTLADQPVVRSTTVPCDITGRRVVLVDDVLYTGRTVRAALDAITDLGRPERVQLAVLVDRGHRELPIAADYVGRIIPTSRQESIEVRVKELDGEDLVVIRERKGGAGSGVEA
- a CDS encoding DNA-deoxyinosine glycosylase; translated protein: MRRVANQIRSFPTASHPDAVALILGSMPGEASLRAGQYYAHPRNAFWPVMEAVLGVGADLPYEERIAALIDRRVALWDVLASCVRPGSLDSDIVDSTAVPNDLPGFLTEHPLVRTVFFNGTKAEQAWRRHIAPALPGSPLRLVRLPSTSPANASYSTERKIEAWRVVPLAVEVPPEGRRL
- a CDS encoding aspartate carbamoyltransferase catalytic subunit, producing MEWRHKNLIGLDGWTREELLFFLEQANYMEEIISRPIKKAPALRGKMVVNCFFENSTRTRVSFEMAGKMLSADVVNWSSSGSSTAKGETLRDTAWTLEAMGADAVVVRHGQVGVPDYLAKKLSSAAIINAGDGTNGHPTQALLDLHSAWKKLGELNGAKMAMIGDVLHSRVARSGIEAFRKMGVSVTLSGPLTLMPEDTDSLGVEYVSDVREAARDADILYFLRIQAERQEEGLIPSADEYHRRWGATESIVALASRNAVVMHPGPLNRGVEIASTVADGPKSVILGQIRSGVAVRMALLYLCLGGAR
- a CDS encoding S8 family serine peptidase, whose amino-acid sequence is MRKKLPILIIALLLCAGSAFADTPLKTVYTFDGAPVRGEHVDGEVLVVLEVPAAASAEGAAYETALLSAGQSTAESIGARAVRAYGAIAAATGRNIVHMKAEGRSTMELLTALSGRPGVIGASPNYIQHAMKTPNDPEYDKLWGMEAIEAPDAWDVATGSKSVYVGVLDTGIEYTHMDLAGNIQRDLDKNFGRNFVGIDPTNPMDFNGHGTHVAGIIGAVGNNNTGVVGVNWKVGMLAVKVLDKNGSGWDSWIIAGLNYLLDQKNLGLNIRVANMSLGGWRDSIANPSTHPYGIAVKALADAGVVMVFAAGNEGQDLDDPTGYDDFFEGWVDLNGQLCYPACFRFANTITVAAMDSDWKRPSFSNYSPNYVDLAAPGRLIFSSYSANKYKSIGGTSQAAPHVAGAAALIAAKHPGMTATQIKARILEYVRINTHFKGKVARNGHLNVNAAIRGEKPPPLPIPKPPPKPIPMPPPKPIPMPPPPPPPTPIPWPPPLIVPVIGVSVSPASLSLAVGESAVLTATIVPANATNQDVNWTTSETNIVYGTQSGFTATLTGKAPGTAAITVTTQDGGFTATCDVMVGGGGGGGGGGGGGCSAGAGSALPLALLLLAPLAVFLGRGSK
- a CDS encoding dihydroorotate dehydrogenase, which gives rise to MSGEGARDHEARVAGAKALDDRTLLLAVECPAIADSAVPGQFVMVRAGSCADPFLGRPLAVAGASDGVFKLAFRVVGRGTELLAAKRKGDLLVVRGPLGRGFFDRSGGSSIRVFLAGGGVGSVPLVFAAKRLGMGRIAGATMGVSGAGWEGFADWLKTAMPGADLHSDDGGIGSRGTALDGLPADLPEGAEIWACGPAGMLRALAARFPNDGGRIMVSLESRMACGVGGCLGCVIPTVNGNRRVCSDGPVFTVGEVLWDELED
- a CDS encoding TOBE domain-containing protein; protein product: MRLSARNQIKGRVTAIKEGAVEAQVTVDIGGQSIVSVITVDSVKNLGIAVGSEVVAVIKADSVMLGVD
- a CDS encoding TOBE domain-containing protein; its protein translation is MRLSARNQIKGRVTAIKEGAVEAQVTVDIGGQSIVSVITVDSVKNLGIAVDSEVVAVIKADSVMLGVD
- a CDS encoding class I SAM-dependent methyltransferase — encoded protein: MTRARVVETNEGIQSEITVEMFDRFARIMRDKGWLNVDSLHNAGLLAGRALEVGPGPGYVGLEWLKRQGENARLTGLEISPAMIEIAGRNAREYSLDGRAEYVLGNAMEMPFPDGSFDSVFSNGQGCTDARLSGSSSG